A window of Syngnathoides biaculeatus isolate LvHL_M chromosome 9, ASM1980259v1, whole genome shotgun sequence contains these coding sequences:
- the tmem184c gene encoding transmembrane protein 184C — MFTMPCSCGNWRRWIRPLVVLLYILLLLVVLPLCVWELQKSEVGTHNKAWFIAGIFVFMTIPISLWGILQHLVHYTQPELQKPIIRILWMVPIYSLDSWIALKYPHIAIYVDTCRECYEAYVIYNFMTFLLNYLENQYPSLVMMLEVQEQQKHLPPLCCCPPWPMGEVLLLRCKLGVLQYTVVRPVTTVIALICQLCKVYDEGNFSSTNAWTYLVIVNNMSQLFAMYCLVLFYRALREELSPIKPVGKFLCVKLVVFVSFWQAVLIALLVKAGVISEKRTWDWQTVEAVATGLQDFVICVEMFLAAIAHHVSFTYKPYIQEAEEGSCFDSFMAMWDVSDVRADISEQVRNVGRTVMGRPRKPYFGEAQNSGERSGLLSSSGSQDAVGEAASDPPSPGGRYQGMGQTPRSLSAPAGLARGQEVRSDASGGGGDDDEDESDRVVVT; from the exons ATGTTCACAATGCCTTGCTCGTGCGGGAACTGGAGAAGGTGGATTCGGCCTCTGGTGGTCTTGCTCTATATTCTGTTGTTGCTCGTTGTCCTGCCGCTGTGCGTGTGGGAACTTCAGAAGTCGGAG GTTGGCACTCATAACAAGGCATGGTTCATAGCTGGCATATTTGTCTTCATGACCATTCCCATATCACTATGGGGCATCCTGCAGCATCTGGTTCACTACACGCAGCCTGAGCTTCAGAAACCCATCATCAG AATTTTGTGGATGGTGCCAATCTACAGTTTGGAcagt tgGATTGCCCTGAAATATCCCCACATCGCCATTTACGTGGACACGTGCCGCGAGTGCTACGAGGCCTACGTGATCTACAACTTCATGACCTTCCTTCTCAACTACCTGGAGAACCAGTACCCGAGCCTGGTCATGATGCTGGAGGTCCAGGAGCAGCAGAAGCACCTGCCGCCCCTCTGTTGCTGCCCGCCGTGGCCTATGGGCGA GGTTTTGCTATTAAGGTGCAAGCTGGGCGTGCTGCAGTACACGGTGGTTCGACCGGTCACAACAGTCATCGCTCT CATCTGTCAGCTGTGCAAAGTGTACGACGAAGGCAACTTCAGCTCCACCAACGCTTGGACCTACCTGGTCATCGTCAACAACATGTCACAGCTG TTCGCCATGTACTGCCTGGTGCTGTTCTACAGGGCTCTGCGAGAGGAGCTGAGTCCCATCAAGCCGGTGGGCAAGTTCCTGTGTGTCAAACTGGTGGTCTTTGTCTCATTTTG GCAAGCGGTGCTCATCGCCCTGCTGGTGAAGGCGGGCGTCATCTCTGAGAAACGCACGTGGGACTGGCAAACCGTGGAGGCCGTAGCCACGGGACTACAG GACTTCGTGATCTGCGTGGAGATGTTCCTGGCGGCCATCGCTCACCACGTGAGCTTCACGTACAAGCCTTACATCCAGGAGGCCGAGGAGGGCTCCTGCTTTGACTCCTTCATGGCCATGTGGGACGTCTCCGACGTCAGGGCCGACATCTCGGAGCAAGTCCGCAACGTCG GCCGGACGGTGATGGGTCGCCCGCGGAAGCCGTACTTCGGCGAGGCGCAGAACTCCGGCGAGCGCTCCGGCCTCCTCTCGTCATCGGGCTCCCAGGACGCCGTCGGCGAGGCGGCGTCCGACCCGCCGTCGCCCGGGGGTCGCTACCAGGGCATGGGACAGACGCCCCGCTCCTTGTCGGCCCCCGCCGGCCTGGCCCGGGGACAGGAAGTCAGAAGTGAcgcgagcggcggcggcggggacgATGACGAGGACGAATCAGATCGGGTCGTGGTCACCTAG
- the prmt9 gene encoding protein arginine N-methyltransferase 9 isoform X2, translated as MPNASVRPKHGGRRTRRRRREDPARNELVSSSLESAQQCLFSQDYGPAFVHYLLVLNLAPEFKDFARESFRFTLFKWAEELESVGRIQDLFSCYEQALELFPADEVILNSMGEHLFRMGFRDEAAGHFFKALKLKPDYPEARENFYRVANWLVERWHFLMLNDHGRNRKYQQAIQKAVRGGCTTVLDIGTGTGILGMCAKKAGAAEVYACELSKTMYELACEVVAANGMDGGIKILHMKSLEMEVPKDIPHRVSLVVTETVDAGLFGEGIIESLIHAWHHLLLPPQSGESAPRDPAATGRVIPAGATVFAMAVECLEIRRHNKLCVSEVGGLSMAAADQLRSPVSCNTEPDDSMEPYTTERLSRLPGGYTALTEPLTVLCIDFNCVQELEGLSSRPVQRVRLPVVREGELDALALWFQLHLDEESSLSTGPHEDTCWEQAIYPEHSSKGFKLKSGDELIVEVSCRDAYLRLCGVAVLRAGQEISLGPRPDPRGSGGGSVPNPEAELCSALASLQTRPDVCVLECSEMALLNNSDYHRSFAAALAKLTSRLKAKSPILEDPAGDMTKAPLPADPLYVLDVSEGFSLLSLMAASHGGVKAYSSVEKSRQQEALRRLARANGVPEGSLAFWLNHSEDEQGGLQRPSREKLWSAIFLDCVETCGLVRQKLMEKASLARCLLEHGGRVFPHKMTVLGLLVESDTLLLESAVQGRRATLDFNIAPFINQFTVPVHVFLDFSTLACRHLSKPTELFVLDLMDANANYNNRDVRVQTTLTGRITAVPFWYDIHLDEEIRVSTLAPNSHWKQAAVVLQRPLEVTGGEWVRLAVKLHNSSISIEVRREDG; from the exons ATGCCTAATGCCAGCGTGAGGCCAAAGCACGGTGGCAGGAGAACCCGTAGGCGGCGCAGAGAGGACCCAGCTCGGAATGAATTGGTTTCCAGCTCCCTGGAAAGTGCCCAGCAGTGCCTCTTTAGCCAAGACTATGGCCCCGCGTTTGTACACTACCTCCTGGTCCTCAACCTGGCACCCGAGTTCAAGGACTTTGCCCGG GAGTCCTTCCGGTTCACGCTCTTTAAGTGGGCCGAGGAGCTGGAGTCGGTGGGCCGCATTCAGGACCTTTTCAGCTGCTACGAGCAAGCGCTGGAGCTCTTTCCTGCCGACGAGGTCATTCTGAACAGCATGGGCGAACACCTCTTTAG aatgggtTTCCGCGATGAAGCGGCGGGCCATTTCTTCAAAGCCCTGAAGCTGAAGCCGGACTACCCGGAAGCCAGGGAGAACTTCTACCGTGTGGCCAACTGGCTGGTGGAGCGCTGGCACTTCCTCATGCTCAACGACCACGGGCGTAACCGCAAGTACCAGCAGGCCATCCAGAAGGCGGTGCGCGGCGGCTGCACCACCGTACTGGACATAGGTACTGGCACTGGGATCCTTGG CATGTGCGCTAAGAAAGCGGGGGCCGCCGAGGTGTACGCCTGCGAGCTTTCCAAGACCATGTACGAGCTGGCCTGCGAGGTGGTGGCGGCCAACGGGATGGACGGAGGCATCAAGATCCTCCACATGAAGTCGCTGGAAATGGAAGTGCCAAAGGACATCCCGCACAG GGTGTCGCTGGTGGTGACGGAGACGGTCGACGCCGGCTTGTTTGGAGAAGGCATCATCGAGAGCCTCATCCATGCCTGGCACCACCTCTTGCTACCTCCACAG AGTGGGGAGAGTGCACCCAGGGACCCCGCTGCAACCGGTCGGGTCATCCCCGCCGGAGCCACTGTTTTCGCCATGGCtgtggagtgcctggagatcCGCCGGCATAACAA GCTTTGCGTGTCCGAGGTGGGCGGCCTGTCAATGGCGGCGGCCGACCAACTGCGCAGTCCGGTGAGCTGCAACACCGAGCCGGATGACTCCATGGAGCCGTACACCACCGAGAGACTCAGCAGGCTACCCGGGGGCTACACGGCCCTCACCGAACCGCTCACAGTACTCTGCATTGACTTCAACTGCGTGCAA GAGCTGGAGGGTCTGAGCTCCAGGCCGGTGCAGCGGGTGCGCCTGCCGGTGGTCCGGGAGGGCGAGCTGGACGCCCTGGCTTTGTGGTTCCAGCTGCACTTGGACGAAGAGAGCAGCCTGTCTACGGGACCCCACGAGGACACCTGCTGGGAGCAGGCCATCTACCCCGAGCACAGCAGCAAAG gttttaaattaaaaagcgGTGATGAGCTGATCGTGGAAGTGTCCTGCCGGGACGCCTACCTGAGGCTGTGCGGCGTCGCCGTGCTGCGAGCCGGCCAGGAAATCAGTCTCGGCCCCCGCCCAGACCCCCGCGGTTCCGGCGGGGGCTCCGTTCCCAACCCGGAAGCGGAACTGTGCAGTGCCCTGGCGTCGCTCCAAACGCGTCCCGACGTCTGCGTGCTGGAGTGCTCGGAAATGGCACTCTTGAACAACTCCGACTACCATCGGAGTTTTGCCGCCGCCTTGGCCAAACTCACAAGCCGGTTGAAGGCCAAATCTCCGATCCTGGAGGATCCTGCTGGAGATATGACGAAA GCGCCCCTCCCCGCGGACCCGCTGTACGTTCTGGACGTGTCGGAAGGCTTCTCCCTGCTCTCGCTCATGGCCGCCAGCCACGGCGGGGTGAAGGCCTACAGCTCGGTGGAGAAGAGCAGGCAGCAGGAAGCGCTCCGACGCCTGGCGCGCGCCAACGGCGTGCCGGAGGGGAGCTTGGCGTTCTGGCTCAACCACAGCGAGGACGAGCAAGGGGGGCTGCAGAGACCCTCGCGGGAGAAACTGTGGAGCGCCATCTTCCTGGACTGCGTGGAGACGTGCGGACTCGTCCGGCAGAAGCTGATGGAGAAGGCGTCTCTGGCCAG atgtctgCTGGAGCACGGTGGCCGCGTCTTCCCGCACAAAATGACGGTGCTGGGCTTGTTGGTGGAGTCGGACACGCTGCTGCTGGAGAGCGCCGTCCAAGGCCGCCGGGCCACGCTCGACTTCAACATCGCGCCTTTCATCAACCAGTTCACC GTTCCGGTCCACGTTTTCCTGGACTTCTCCACGCTGGCATGCCGACACCTCAGCAAGCCAACCGAGCTCTTCGTTCTGGACCTCATGGACGCTAACGCTAACTACAATAACAGGGACGTCCGG GTCCAGACGACACTGACGGGCAGAATCACAGCCGTTCCTTTCTGGTACGACATCCACCTGGACGAAGAAATTCGCGTCAGCACTCTGGCCCCGAACTCGCACTGGAAGCAGGCCGCCGTGGTCCTGCAGCGCCCCCTGGAGGTGACGGGGGGAGAGTGGGTCCGGCTGGCCGTCAAGCTCCACAACAGCAGCATCTCCATCGAGGTCCGAAGAGAAGACGGGTGA
- the prmt9 gene encoding protein arginine N-methyltransferase 9 isoform X1: MPNASVRPKHGGRRTRRRRREDPARNELVSSSLESAQQCLFSQDYGPAFVHYLLVLNLAPEFKDFARESFRFTLFKWAEELESVGRIQDLFSCYEQALELFPADEVILNSMGEHLFRMGFRDEAAGHFFKALKLKPDYPEARENFYRVANWLVERWHFLMLNDHGRNRKYQQAIQKAVRGGCTTVLDIGTGTGILGMCAKKAGAAEVYACELSKTMYELACEVVAANGMDGGIKILHMKSLEMEVPKDIPHRVSLVVTETVDAGLFGEGIIESLIHAWHHLLLPPQQSGESAPRDPAATGRVIPAGATVFAMAVECLEIRRHNKLCVSEVGGLSMAAADQLRSPVSCNTEPDDSMEPYTTERLSRLPGGYTALTEPLTVLCIDFNCVQELEGLSSRPVQRVRLPVVREGELDALALWFQLHLDEESSLSTGPHEDTCWEQAIYPEHSSKGFKLKSGDELIVEVSCRDAYLRLCGVAVLRAGQEISLGPRPDPRGSGGGSVPNPEAELCSALASLQTRPDVCVLECSEMALLNNSDYHRSFAAALAKLTSRLKAKSPILEDPAGDMTKAPLPADPLYVLDVSEGFSLLSLMAASHGGVKAYSSVEKSRQQEALRRLARANGVPEGSLAFWLNHSEDEQGGLQRPSREKLWSAIFLDCVETCGLVRQKLMEKASLARCLLEHGGRVFPHKMTVLGLLVESDTLLLESAVQGRRATLDFNIAPFINQFTVPVHVFLDFSTLACRHLSKPTELFVLDLMDANANYNNRDVRVQTTLTGRITAVPFWYDIHLDEEIRVSTLAPNSHWKQAAVVLQRPLEVTGGEWVRLAVKLHNSSISIEVRREDG; encoded by the exons ATGCCTAATGCCAGCGTGAGGCCAAAGCACGGTGGCAGGAGAACCCGTAGGCGGCGCAGAGAGGACCCAGCTCGGAATGAATTGGTTTCCAGCTCCCTGGAAAGTGCCCAGCAGTGCCTCTTTAGCCAAGACTATGGCCCCGCGTTTGTACACTACCTCCTGGTCCTCAACCTGGCACCCGAGTTCAAGGACTTTGCCCGG GAGTCCTTCCGGTTCACGCTCTTTAAGTGGGCCGAGGAGCTGGAGTCGGTGGGCCGCATTCAGGACCTTTTCAGCTGCTACGAGCAAGCGCTGGAGCTCTTTCCTGCCGACGAGGTCATTCTGAACAGCATGGGCGAACACCTCTTTAG aatgggtTTCCGCGATGAAGCGGCGGGCCATTTCTTCAAAGCCCTGAAGCTGAAGCCGGACTACCCGGAAGCCAGGGAGAACTTCTACCGTGTGGCCAACTGGCTGGTGGAGCGCTGGCACTTCCTCATGCTCAACGACCACGGGCGTAACCGCAAGTACCAGCAGGCCATCCAGAAGGCGGTGCGCGGCGGCTGCACCACCGTACTGGACATAGGTACTGGCACTGGGATCCTTGG CATGTGCGCTAAGAAAGCGGGGGCCGCCGAGGTGTACGCCTGCGAGCTTTCCAAGACCATGTACGAGCTGGCCTGCGAGGTGGTGGCGGCCAACGGGATGGACGGAGGCATCAAGATCCTCCACATGAAGTCGCTGGAAATGGAAGTGCCAAAGGACATCCCGCACAG GGTGTCGCTGGTGGTGACGGAGACGGTCGACGCCGGCTTGTTTGGAGAAGGCATCATCGAGAGCCTCATCCATGCCTGGCACCACCTCTTGCTACCTCCACAG cagAGTGGGGAGAGTGCACCCAGGGACCCCGCTGCAACCGGTCGGGTCATCCCCGCCGGAGCCACTGTTTTCGCCATGGCtgtggagtgcctggagatcCGCCGGCATAACAA GCTTTGCGTGTCCGAGGTGGGCGGCCTGTCAATGGCGGCGGCCGACCAACTGCGCAGTCCGGTGAGCTGCAACACCGAGCCGGATGACTCCATGGAGCCGTACACCACCGAGAGACTCAGCAGGCTACCCGGGGGCTACACGGCCCTCACCGAACCGCTCACAGTACTCTGCATTGACTTCAACTGCGTGCAA GAGCTGGAGGGTCTGAGCTCCAGGCCGGTGCAGCGGGTGCGCCTGCCGGTGGTCCGGGAGGGCGAGCTGGACGCCCTGGCTTTGTGGTTCCAGCTGCACTTGGACGAAGAGAGCAGCCTGTCTACGGGACCCCACGAGGACACCTGCTGGGAGCAGGCCATCTACCCCGAGCACAGCAGCAAAG gttttaaattaaaaagcgGTGATGAGCTGATCGTGGAAGTGTCCTGCCGGGACGCCTACCTGAGGCTGTGCGGCGTCGCCGTGCTGCGAGCCGGCCAGGAAATCAGTCTCGGCCCCCGCCCAGACCCCCGCGGTTCCGGCGGGGGCTCCGTTCCCAACCCGGAAGCGGAACTGTGCAGTGCCCTGGCGTCGCTCCAAACGCGTCCCGACGTCTGCGTGCTGGAGTGCTCGGAAATGGCACTCTTGAACAACTCCGACTACCATCGGAGTTTTGCCGCCGCCTTGGCCAAACTCACAAGCCGGTTGAAGGCCAAATCTCCGATCCTGGAGGATCCTGCTGGAGATATGACGAAA GCGCCCCTCCCCGCGGACCCGCTGTACGTTCTGGACGTGTCGGAAGGCTTCTCCCTGCTCTCGCTCATGGCCGCCAGCCACGGCGGGGTGAAGGCCTACAGCTCGGTGGAGAAGAGCAGGCAGCAGGAAGCGCTCCGACGCCTGGCGCGCGCCAACGGCGTGCCGGAGGGGAGCTTGGCGTTCTGGCTCAACCACAGCGAGGACGAGCAAGGGGGGCTGCAGAGACCCTCGCGGGAGAAACTGTGGAGCGCCATCTTCCTGGACTGCGTGGAGACGTGCGGACTCGTCCGGCAGAAGCTGATGGAGAAGGCGTCTCTGGCCAG atgtctgCTGGAGCACGGTGGCCGCGTCTTCCCGCACAAAATGACGGTGCTGGGCTTGTTGGTGGAGTCGGACACGCTGCTGCTGGAGAGCGCCGTCCAAGGCCGCCGGGCCACGCTCGACTTCAACATCGCGCCTTTCATCAACCAGTTCACC GTTCCGGTCCACGTTTTCCTGGACTTCTCCACGCTGGCATGCCGACACCTCAGCAAGCCAACCGAGCTCTTCGTTCTGGACCTCATGGACGCTAACGCTAACTACAATAACAGGGACGTCCGG GTCCAGACGACACTGACGGGCAGAATCACAGCCGTTCCTTTCTGGTACGACATCCACCTGGACGAAGAAATTCGCGTCAGCACTCTGGCCCCGAACTCGCACTGGAAGCAGGCCGCCGTGGTCCTGCAGCGCCCCCTGGAGGTGACGGGGGGAGAGTGGGTCCGGCTGGCCGTCAAGCTCCACAACAGCAGCATCTCCATCGAGGTCCGAAGAGAAGACGGGTGA
- the prmt9 gene encoding protein arginine N-methyltransferase 9 isoform X3 produces MCAKKAGAAEVYACELSKTMYELACEVVAANGMDGGIKILHMKSLEMEVPKDIPHRVSLVVTETVDAGLFGEGIIESLIHAWHHLLLPPQQSGESAPRDPAATGRVIPAGATVFAMAVECLEIRRHNKLCVSEVGGLSMAAADQLRSPVSCNTEPDDSMEPYTTERLSRLPGGYTALTEPLTVLCIDFNCVQELEGLSSRPVQRVRLPVVREGELDALALWFQLHLDEESSLSTGPHEDTCWEQAIYPEHSSKGFKLKSGDELIVEVSCRDAYLRLCGVAVLRAGQEISLGPRPDPRGSGGGSVPNPEAELCSALASLQTRPDVCVLECSEMALLNNSDYHRSFAAALAKLTSRLKAKSPILEDPAGDMTKAPLPADPLYVLDVSEGFSLLSLMAASHGGVKAYSSVEKSRQQEALRRLARANGVPEGSLAFWLNHSEDEQGGLQRPSREKLWSAIFLDCVETCGLVRQKLMEKASLARCLLEHGGRVFPHKMTVLGLLVESDTLLLESAVQGRRATLDFNIAPFINQFTVPVHVFLDFSTLACRHLSKPTELFVLDLMDANANYNNRDVRVQTTLTGRITAVPFWYDIHLDEEIRVSTLAPNSHWKQAAVVLQRPLEVTGGEWVRLAVKLHNSSISIEVRREDG; encoded by the exons ATGTGCGCTAAGAAAGCGGGGGCCGCCGAGGTGTACGCCTGCGAGCTTTCCAAGACCATGTACGAGCTGGCCTGCGAGGTGGTGGCGGCCAACGGGATGGACGGAGGCATCAAGATCCTCCACATGAAGTCGCTGGAAATGGAAGTGCCAAAGGACATCCCGCACAG GGTGTCGCTGGTGGTGACGGAGACGGTCGACGCCGGCTTGTTTGGAGAAGGCATCATCGAGAGCCTCATCCATGCCTGGCACCACCTCTTGCTACCTCCACAG cagAGTGGGGAGAGTGCACCCAGGGACCCCGCTGCAACCGGTCGGGTCATCCCCGCCGGAGCCACTGTTTTCGCCATGGCtgtggagtgcctggagatcCGCCGGCATAACAA GCTTTGCGTGTCCGAGGTGGGCGGCCTGTCAATGGCGGCGGCCGACCAACTGCGCAGTCCGGTGAGCTGCAACACCGAGCCGGATGACTCCATGGAGCCGTACACCACCGAGAGACTCAGCAGGCTACCCGGGGGCTACACGGCCCTCACCGAACCGCTCACAGTACTCTGCATTGACTTCAACTGCGTGCAA GAGCTGGAGGGTCTGAGCTCCAGGCCGGTGCAGCGGGTGCGCCTGCCGGTGGTCCGGGAGGGCGAGCTGGACGCCCTGGCTTTGTGGTTCCAGCTGCACTTGGACGAAGAGAGCAGCCTGTCTACGGGACCCCACGAGGACACCTGCTGGGAGCAGGCCATCTACCCCGAGCACAGCAGCAAAG gttttaaattaaaaagcgGTGATGAGCTGATCGTGGAAGTGTCCTGCCGGGACGCCTACCTGAGGCTGTGCGGCGTCGCCGTGCTGCGAGCCGGCCAGGAAATCAGTCTCGGCCCCCGCCCAGACCCCCGCGGTTCCGGCGGGGGCTCCGTTCCCAACCCGGAAGCGGAACTGTGCAGTGCCCTGGCGTCGCTCCAAACGCGTCCCGACGTCTGCGTGCTGGAGTGCTCGGAAATGGCACTCTTGAACAACTCCGACTACCATCGGAGTTTTGCCGCCGCCTTGGCCAAACTCACAAGCCGGTTGAAGGCCAAATCTCCGATCCTGGAGGATCCTGCTGGAGATATGACGAAA GCGCCCCTCCCCGCGGACCCGCTGTACGTTCTGGACGTGTCGGAAGGCTTCTCCCTGCTCTCGCTCATGGCCGCCAGCCACGGCGGGGTGAAGGCCTACAGCTCGGTGGAGAAGAGCAGGCAGCAGGAAGCGCTCCGACGCCTGGCGCGCGCCAACGGCGTGCCGGAGGGGAGCTTGGCGTTCTGGCTCAACCACAGCGAGGACGAGCAAGGGGGGCTGCAGAGACCCTCGCGGGAGAAACTGTGGAGCGCCATCTTCCTGGACTGCGTGGAGACGTGCGGACTCGTCCGGCAGAAGCTGATGGAGAAGGCGTCTCTGGCCAG atgtctgCTGGAGCACGGTGGCCGCGTCTTCCCGCACAAAATGACGGTGCTGGGCTTGTTGGTGGAGTCGGACACGCTGCTGCTGGAGAGCGCCGTCCAAGGCCGCCGGGCCACGCTCGACTTCAACATCGCGCCTTTCATCAACCAGTTCACC GTTCCGGTCCACGTTTTCCTGGACTTCTCCACGCTGGCATGCCGACACCTCAGCAAGCCAACCGAGCTCTTCGTTCTGGACCTCATGGACGCTAACGCTAACTACAATAACAGGGACGTCCGG GTCCAGACGACACTGACGGGCAGAATCACAGCCGTTCCTTTCTGGTACGACATCCACCTGGACGAAGAAATTCGCGTCAGCACTCTGGCCCCGAACTCGCACTGGAAGCAGGCCGCCGTGGTCCTGCAGCGCCCCCTGGAGGTGACGGGGGGAGAGTGGGTCCGGCTGGCCGTCAAGCTCCACAACAGCAGCATCTCCATCGAGGTCCGAAGAGAAGACGGGTGA